A region of the Deltaproteobacteria bacterium genome:
CCTACGCTCATGTTCGGAGAGAGAACGCAGGGAACTTTTTGGGTCAATGCCCGAACTTCCACCATCTGGGTGGGAGAGAACCCCGTGGACCCGATGACCGCGCTCTTCCCTTTTTCCGCCGCTACTTGTAAATTGCTTAAAGCCGCTTCGGCGTTGGTAAAATCGACGATCACGTCCCCGGAGGAAATAACCTCCTTTAAGGACCCGGCAAGGTGAACATTCCACTTTCCCAAACCAGCCATTTCGCCCACGTCCCGCCCAATATGGGGATGATCCTGCCGTTCCACGGCACCGGCCAGGAGAACATCGGGAGTCTCATGGATCGCGGCCAGGAGGCGCTGCCCCATCCTACCTGCTGCCCCGATTAAAATCGCCTTCACGCTATCGTTGGCCATAATCCCTCCATCAAATCCGCATTCCGCAATCCGCATTCTGCATTTTTATTTATTTGTACGCTTCTTCCCAAAGGCTCCCTTCGTAAACCACCCGCGTATCCCCTTCGAGGAAAACGCGGTCAAACACCTCCCCTTTAGGCTGGAAGTAGATCTTGAGAATCTCTCCGCCGCTCGTCTGCACTTCCACCGGCGAATCAACCAGTTTTTTCTTGGCGGCAATCAGGGCCGACGCCACGGCTCCAGTCCCGCAGGCTAAGGTCTCATCCTCAACTCCGCGCTCATAAGTTCGAACCTTCAGGTGCTTCCTATCAACGGGCTGCACGAAGTTGGCATTGGTGCCAGCAGGCTGGAACTGGGCATGGAAACGAATCTTTCTTCCC
Encoded here:
- a CDS encoding 4-hydroxy-tetrahydrodipicolinate reductase; its protein translation is MANDSVKAILIGAAGRMGQRLLAAIHETPDVLLAGAVERQDHPHIGRDVGEMAGLGKWNVHLAGSLKEVISSGDVIVDFTNAEAALSNLQVAAEKGKSAVIGSTGFSPTQMVEVRALTQKVPCVLSPNMSVG